In the Wyeomyia smithii strain HCP4-BCI-WySm-NY-G18 chromosome 2, ASM2978416v1, whole genome shotgun sequence genome, one interval contains:
- the LOC129724371 gene encoding RNA-binding protein lark: MPAPGTFKLFIGNVDEKTQPSDLRPLFEKYGTVVECDVVKNYGFVHMENEDQGRDAIQNLDGYVVNGKAIKVEAARNRRAPNTNTTKIFVGNLTDVTRAPQVRELFQKYGTVVECDIVRNYGFVHLDPTGDVNEAIRELNGMMVDGQPMKVQVSTSRVRPKPGMGDPEQCYRCGRSGHWSKECPRLLWSETRFRDRPMYARDPYPPPPPPPFLRDRIMDGFRDTFDYYDRYDDPRDLFERRYGIRGRDFPPLRAREPMPPIPPLMRRSAVESSRSSTYDSMFSRRTPPPTSRNGSSISRFGVYEDFSRDSFDDRRQGLRGPSPTHRYAPY, encoded by the exons ATGCCGGCTCCCGGAACATTTAAACTCTTCATCGGCAATGTCGATGAGAAGACGCAGCCCTCGGATTTACGTCCACtgttcgaaaaatacggaaccgTAGTCGAGTGTGATGTGGTTAAAAATTACGGCTTCGTGCATATGGAGAATGAAGACCAGGGGCGTGATGCGATTCAGAACCTTGACGGGTACGTGGTCAATGGTAAAGCGATTAAAGTGGAAGCAGCCAGGAATCGTCGCGCGCCGAACACAAACACAACGAAAATATTCGTAGGCAATTTGACCGACGTGACCCGCGCTCCGCAAGTTCGCGAACTCTTTCAGAAGTACGGTACCGTTGTCGAGTGCGATATCGTGCGCAACTACGGTTTCGTCCACCTGGACCCGACCGGGGATGTAAACGAAGCAATCCGTGAATTGAACGGCATGATGGTGGACGGGCAGCCTATGAAGGTCCAAGTCTCCACCAGTCGGGTACGCCCGAAGCCCGGTATGGGCGATCCGGAGCAGTGCTACCGCTGTGGCCGCTCCGGGCACTGGTCCAAGGAGTGTCCGCGTCTGCTCTGGTCCGAAACCAGGTTCCGCGATCGACCGATGTACGCCAGGGATCCGTATccaccgccgccgccgccaccgTTCCTTCGCGATCGCATAATGGATGGATTTAGG GACACCTTTGACTACTATGACCGGTACGATGATCCGAGGGATCTGTTCGAGCGGCGATATGGTATTCGTGGCCGTGACTTTCCCCCCTTGAGAGCTCGCGAACCGATGCCACCGATTCCGCCATTGATGCGCCGTAGTGCGGTCGAAAGCAGCCGCAGCAGCACCTACGATTCGATGTTCAGTCGCCGCACACCTCCACCGACTTCTCGCAATGGCAGCAGCATTAGCCGTTTCGGTGTGTACGAAGACTTCAGTCGTGATTCATTCGACGACAGACGGCAGGGACTGCGAGGCCCGTCGCCGACTCATCGGTATGCTCCGTACTGA
- the LOC129725009 gene encoding uncharacterized protein LOC129725009: protein MGLLGSKSAPVNMSGPVAEFVKSAIAKDKVVIFSKTYCPYCTMAKEPFKKLNQAFACYELDQRSDGDEIQSILGEMTGARSVPRVFINGNFIGGGTDIKKMYSDGRLEKLLV from the exons ATGGGTTTGTTAGGTAGTAAATCAGCACCCGTCAATATGAGTGGTCCAGTTGCAGAGTTTGTGAAAAGTGCCATCGCCAAGGATAAGGTGgtcattttttcgaaaacctaCTGTCCTTATTGTACAATGGCTAAAGAG CCTTTTAAAAAGCTCAATCAGGCGTTCGCGTGTTACGAACTGGATCAGCGCAGCGATGGAGATGAAATTCAGTCCATCCTGGGTGAAATGACTGGAGCGAGAAGT GTACCCAGAGTTTTTATTAACGGAAATTTCATCGGAGGAGGAACAGACATCAAAAAAATGTATTCCGATGGTcgcttggaaaaattattagtttaa
- the LOC129725008 gene encoding group XIIB secretory phospholipase A2-like protein: MHVPYMKVAIYTLTFLTYAYTGYGSNMLASLRDALIAAEAVFGDVLKNVVYVARKFKVVHEVFDAAVEENCVYQCPGGGTPSKNKFYMPQSDGCGSLGLKIDTEYLPAVEMEGCCNAHDICYDTCNSDKELCDLDFKRCLYKYCDAYEKNVVSDLVVKGCKAAAKMLFTGTITLGCKSYLDSQTRCCYCPPAKTDKAYEKSDKGYDKAYEKSDKSYDKAYEKSDKYSDKGYKDKDKDKGKDYKNNGKYGWKQDL, translated from the exons ATGCACGTTCCATACATGAAGGTGGCGATTTATACGCTTACCTTTCTCACCTACGCCTATACCGGATATGGATCGAATATGTTAGCCAGCTTACGCGACGCACTTATTGCAGCCGAGGCAGTATTTGGAGACGTTCTTAAAAACGTAGTTTATGTTGCGAGAAAGTTTAAAGTTGTGCACGAAGTGTTCGACGCGGCGGTGGAAGAAAACTGCGTCTACCAATGTCCTGGAG GAGGTACACCGTCAAAGAATAAGTTCTATATGCCGCAATCGGACGGTTGCGGTTCTCTAGGGTTGAAGATTGACACTGAATATCTACCGGCGGTAGAGATGGAGGGTTGCTGCAACGCCCACGATATTTGCTATGACACATGCAACAGTGATAAGGAGTTATGTGATTTGGATTTTAAGCGATGTCTGTACAAGTATTGTGATGCATATGAGAAAAATGTCGTCAGTGATTTAGTGGTGAAAG GTTGTAAAGCGGCAGCCAAAATGCTTTTTACAGGCACAATAACACTTGGTTGTAAGTCCTATTTGGATTCACAAACGAGGTGCTGTTACTGTCCTCCGGCGAAGACAGACAAAGCCTATGAAAAATCGGACAAAGGTTACGATAAAGCGTATGAAAAGTCCGACAAAAGCTATGATAAAGCATACGAGAAATCTGATAAGTATTCTGACAAGGGTtacaaggacaaggacaaggacaagggTAAGGACTATAAAAATAACGGAAAGTACGGTTGGAAACAGGACCTTTGA